Genomic segment of Umezawaea sp. Da 62-37:
ATGTCGGCGGCCCACTCGACCGCCGACGTGAACCGGGCCGTGGACGCGTTCGTGACGGCCCGCTCCCGGATGTGACCGCCCCGCTGGGGGGTGGCCGTCTCCGGTCGCCCCTCAGCGGATGAGCCGGGTCGCCGTGTCCCAGAGCCGGTCGGCGTTGTCGGCGTCGACCGCCCACGCCGCCACCCCGCCGCCGAACAGCTCCGACGACCCGGCCAGCACGGGCGCTTCCGCGCAGTCCTCGAAGTAGCGCCCGCCAATCCCCTCGACCAGCGGCGACGCCGCCAGCAGCACCGACGTGGCCGCGCCCTGGGGGATGGTCTTGCGCTTCTCCACGGGCGTGCGCAGCCCGCCGGTGTGCTTCTGCAGGCCGGTCGCGATGGCACCGGGGTTCACCGCGTTGGCCAGGATCCCGTCGTCGGCCCAGTGCCGGGTCACGCCCACCGCGAGCAGCACGTCGGCGGTCTTCGACTGGCCGTAGGCGAGCCACGGGTCGTAGGCGCGGTGCTGGAAGGCCAGGTCGTCGAGGACCACGTCGGAGAAGTGGTGCGCGTTCGAGCTGAGCGAGACGACCCTGGCGCCACCGGCTTCCGCGAGCGCGGCGCGCAGGCCCGTGGTCAGGGCGAAGTGGCCGAGGAAGTTCGTGGCGAACTGCACCTCGTGGCCCTCCGCGGTCAGCCGGAGCTCCGGGACCGCCATGATCCCGGCGTTGTTGACGAGCACGTGCAGCGGTCCGGTCCAGTCGCGGACGAACGCCGCCACCGACGAGGGGACGGCGAGGTCCAGCGGCCGGGAGCCGACCAGCGGGTTGCCGGTCTGCTCGGTGATCAGCGCGGCGGTCTCCGGCCCGTCGCGCCGGACCGCGAGGACGACCTCCGCGCCGGCGGCGGCCAGCGCCCGCGCGGTCTCGACGCCGATGCCCGACGACCCGCCGGTCACCACCACCCGCCGCCCGGTCAGGTCGACGCCCGCCAGCACGTCGTCGGTGGTCGAGGAGAAGCCGAAGGAAGTGGTCATGGGGCCAGCGTGCGCCGGGCCGGACGGCGCAGCCAGTGCCCCGCCGATCCTGGTGCCCGCAGGGACAGGACCGGCGCGCGGAGCCGGGTTACTGTCGATCCATGGCCCTTGGCGACTACCTCCGGGCGCGGCGGGAGCTGGTCCGCCCCGATGACGTCGGACTGCCCGCGGGGGAGCGGCGCAGGGTTCCGGGTCTGCGGCGCGAGGAGGTCGCGCTGCTGGCGGGCATCAGCGCCGAGTACTACCTGCGGCTGGAGCAGGGCCGCGACCAGCACCCGTCCGACCAGGTGCTGGACAGCATCGCGACCGCGCTGCGGCTGGATGCGGAGGCGTCGGCCTACCTGCACGACCTGGCCCACCCCGTGCCGCCGAAGCGGCGGCGGCCGAAGCCGGAGAGGGTCGGCGCGGGCGTGCGGAACCTGATCGACAACTGGACGACCACGCCCGCGTACGTGCAGGGCAGGAGCATGACCGTGCTCGCGGCGAACCCGCTCGCCATCGCCCTGTCCCCGTTCTTCGCGCCCGGCGTGAACACCCTGCGCGCGGCCTTCCTCGAACCGGGCATGCGGACCTTCTACCGCGACTGGGACGGGATGACCGCCAAGGTCGTGCCCTACCTGCGGTCCCTGCTCGGCACCGACGTCGACGACCCGCGCCTGGTCACCCTCATCGGCGAGCTGAGCCTGCGCAGCGACCGCTTCCGCACCCTCTGGGCGCGCCACGACGTCCGCCGGAAGGCCAGCGGCCTGACCCTCCTGCTGCACCCGCAGGTCGGCCCGCTCGACCTGCGCTACGAGAAGTTCGCCCTGCCCGAGGCGGACCAGGTGCTGATCACCTACCACGCGGACCCCGGTTCGGAGTCCGAGGAGCGCCTGCACCTGCTCGGCACACTGGCCAAGGGCACTATGGGCGCGTGATCGATCCTCGACGGCTGCCGGTGCTGCGCGCACTGGCCGACCACGGCACCGTGACCGCGGCCGGGAAAGCGCTGCACCTGACCCCGTCGGCGGTGTCCCAGCAGCTCACGGCGCTGGAAGCCGAGACGGGGCAGGAACTGCTGCGCAGACGGGGCCGCCGGGTGTCGCTGACGGCCGCCGGCGAACTGCTCGTCGGCCACGCCAACGCGGTCGCCGCCGAACTCGAACGGGCCCAGGCGACCCTGGCGTCGTTCGCCGAGGGGACCGCGGGCCAGATCAAGGTGGCGGGCTTCGCGTCCGCGATCAGCCAGGTCGTGGCCCCCGCCATCGCCGCGCTCCGCCGCACCGCACCCGGACTGAAGGTCGTGGTGCGCGACGTCGAGGGCCACGCCAGCCTGCCGCTGCTGCTCGACGGCGAGATCGACCTCGCGATCACCGAGGAGTACCGCCCCGACGACCTGCGCGTCACCAGGTTCCCCCTCTACGCGGAACCCTTCGACGTCGTCGTCCCCGCCGACCACCGGCTGGCCGAGCGCGTCACCATCGACGTGCGCGACCTGGCCGACGACGACTGGGTCGCCCCGCTGCCCGGCAACCCGTGCCGCGACGTCGTGACGCTCGCCGTGCCGCACGCGCGGATCGTGCACACCTCGGACGACTTCCGCGCCGTGGTGGCACTGGTCGCGGCGGGCGCGGGCGTCGCGCTGGTACCGCGCAACGCGCTCACCGACGTGCCCGGCGCGATCGTCGTGCCCGTGAGGGGCACGCCGCCGTTGCGCCGGGTGTACGCCGCGATCCGCCAGGGCAGCGAGGACCACCCGCTGGTCAAGGCCGTCGTGGACGCCCTAGTGCGGAGCCCGGGCGGCGATCTTCGCTGACGCCGGGTCGTGGGCGCCGACCGCGCCGCGGGCCGCGAGCTGGCAGACGTCGAGGCTGGTGGAGGCGAGCTTGGCGCCGACGGTGGCCAGTGCGGTGTGGTTCATCGACAGGCTGGTCACGCCCATCCCCGTGAGCACGCAGGCGAGCAGCGGGTCGGCCGCCGCCTCGCCGCACACGCCCACCGGCGTGCCGGTGGCGACGCCGACCTCGCCGACCAG
This window contains:
- a CDS encoding LysR family transcriptional regulator, yielding MIDPRRLPVLRALADHGTVTAAGKALHLTPSAVSQQLTALEAETGQELLRRRGRRVSLTAAGELLVGHANAVAAELERAQATLASFAEGTAGQIKVAGFASAISQVVAPAIAALRRTAPGLKVVVRDVEGHASLPLLLDGEIDLAITEEYRPDDLRVTRFPLYAEPFDVVVPADHRLAERVTIDVRDLADDDWVAPLPGNPCRDVVTLAVPHARIVHTSDDFRAVVALVAAGAGVALVPRNALTDVPGAIVVPVRGTPPLRRVYAAIRQGSEDHPLVKAVVDALVRSPGGDLR
- a CDS encoding helix-turn-helix transcriptional regulator, whose amino-acid sequence is MALGDYLRARRELVRPDDVGLPAGERRRVPGLRREEVALLAGISAEYYLRLEQGRDQHPSDQVLDSIATALRLDAEASAYLHDLAHPVPPKRRRPKPERVGAGVRNLIDNWTTTPAYVQGRSMTVLAANPLAIALSPFFAPGVNTLRAAFLEPGMRTFYRDWDGMTAKVVPYLRSLLGTDVDDPRLVTLIGELSLRSDRFRTLWARHDVRRKASGLTLLLHPQVGPLDLRYEKFALPEADQVLITYHADPGSESEERLHLLGTLAKGTMGA
- a CDS encoding SDR family NAD(P)-dependent oxidoreductase; this translates as MTTSFGFSSTTDDVLAGVDLTGRRVVVTGGSSGIGVETARALAAAGAEVVLAVRRDGPETAALITEQTGNPLVGSRPLDLAVPSSVAAFVRDWTGPLHVLVNNAGIMAVPELRLTAEGHEVQFATNFLGHFALTTGLRAALAEAGGARVVSLSSNAHHFSDVVLDDLAFQHRAYDPWLAYGQSKTADVLLAVGVTRHWADDGILANAVNPGAIATGLQKHTGGLRTPVEKRKTIPQGAATSVLLAASPLVEGIGGRYFEDCAEAPVLAGSSELFGGGVAAWAVDADNADRLWDTATRLIR